A single region of the Acidobacteriota bacterium genome encodes:
- a CDS encoding pitrilysin family protein, with protein sequence MKSARWLAALGALAFATPAAIGQAPPPKLEPAHFQLDNGMTFLVVERPGRRLLAAVWAVRSGSAADPPTGRGLAHVVEHLLYAGSRTIGTRDWEAEAPLLKRWERLYEQSVRRGAAAAGLADVEQRLAEIQLPGAYAGHYTRAGVVGIEAFTRHDSTAFQTLVPTEKLELWFWLESDRLLEPVFRGFRRELAVVEQERRQRIDSSPTAAWFELFDAAYWGAGHPYAHSPGGERLEVEGLLPEDARTHFEAAYRPERIVAVLIGDLSVPRVREFAERYFGRLGGGSRMAGTLARPEVAEPALGSLEGSCTCRSQVEIRYPTVPFAAAGDAVALDVLAGLLNSRSGRLYRELVVGGDRVAYAASAEHVSRKLGGYFAVRIEAGGGASLEELTTAWDRLLGRVRAGGIDDSELARVRRQLVTDSWRQLEQDAGMAHRLAVAEVLGGYGQLAQWLDAASAASGDDLERVVDRYLVSAERAVLSLTRAGGS encoded by the coding sequence GTGAAGTCGGCGAGATGGCTGGCGGCATTGGGCGCCCTGGCGTTTGCGACGCCGGCCGCTATTGGCCAGGCTCCACCGCCGAAGCTCGAGCCCGCGCACTTCCAACTCGACAACGGGATGACCTTCCTGGTGGTCGAGCGGCCCGGAAGGCGTCTCCTGGCCGCCGTCTGGGCGGTTAGAAGCGGGTCGGCGGCGGACCCGCCGACCGGCCGCGGTCTGGCGCATGTCGTGGAACACCTCCTGTACGCCGGTAGCCGCACGATCGGAACTCGCGACTGGGAGGCCGAGGCGCCCCTCCTGAAGCGGTGGGAGCGGTTGTATGAGCAGTCTGTTCGCCGGGGTGCCGCGGCAGCCGGCCTGGCCGACGTGGAGCAGCGGCTGGCCGAGATTCAGTTGCCGGGCGCCTACGCCGGTCACTACACGCGGGCCGGCGTGGTGGGGATCGAGGCGTTTACCCGGCACGACTCGACCGCCTTTCAGACACTGGTGCCGACGGAGAAACTCGAACTCTGGTTCTGGCTGGAGTCCGACCGGTTGCTCGAGCCCGTGTTTCGCGGCTTTCGTCGCGAGCTGGCGGTAGTCGAGCAGGAGCGCCGCCAGCGCATCGACTCGAGCCCGACGGCGGCCTGGTTCGAACTGTTCGACGCCGCGTACTGGGGTGCGGGACATCCCTACGCTCATTCGCCGGGGGGCGAACGTCTCGAGGTCGAGGGGTTGCTTCCCGAGGACGCGCGGACGCACTTTGAGGCTGCCTACCGCCCCGAACGGATCGTCGCGGTTCTGATCGGCGACCTGTCCGTGCCACGCGTTCGGGAATTCGCGGAGCGCTACTTCGGGCGGCTCGGAGGCGGCAGTCGGATGGCGGGGACCCTGGCCCGGCCGGAAGTGGCGGAGCCGGCGCTCGGCTCCCTGGAAGGTTCCTGCACTTGCCGGAGCCAGGTCGAGATCCGATACCCCACGGTGCCGTTCGCGGCGGCCGGCGACGCGGTCGCACTCGACGTGCTGGCTGGCCTGTTGAACAGCCGCTCGGGACGGCTCTACCGAGAACTCGTGGTGGGAGGGGATCGGGTCGCCTACGCCGCGTCCGCGGAGCATGTGTCCCGGAAGCTCGGAGGCTACTTCGCCGTACGGATCGAGGCCGGTGGTGGAGCGAGTCTCGAGGAGTTGACCACGGCTTGGGACAGGCTGCTCGGCAGGGTGCGCGCCGGCGGCATCGACGACTCGGAACTTGCGCGTGTCCGCCGGCAGCTAGTGACCGATTCGTGGCGTCAACTCGAACAGGACGCCGGCATGGCCCACCGTCTGGCTGTGGCCGAAGTTCTCGGGGGTTACGGGCAGTTGGCCCAATGGCTGGACGCCGCGTCCGCGGCTTCCGGTGACGATCTGGAACGGGTCGTCGACCGCTACCTCGTTTCGGCCGAACGGGCGGTCCTCTCCTTGACCCGGGCCGGGGGGAGCTGA
- the folK gene encoding 2-amino-4-hydroxy-6-hydroxymethyldihydropteridine diphosphokinase, which produces MTRAFIALGSNLRPRSANLRAALGHLRRLAEVRSVSTFHRTEAVAERGVRAADPEFLNAAAALETDLGAHELLAALLGIEAALGRDRTAGAAGPRTIDLDLLLFGDCIIDAPGLVVPHPRMHRRHFVLEPLVEIAPNAWHPGLRKTAAELLAELVPASSSSAGREPSRQCGRG; this is translated from the coding sequence ATGACCCGCGCGTTCATCGCCCTGGGCTCCAACCTGCGGCCGCGGAGCGCGAACCTGCGCGCGGCCCTCGGTCACTTGCGCCGGCTCGCGGAGGTGAGGTCGGTCTCGACCTTCCACCGAACCGAGGCGGTCGCCGAGCGCGGTGTCCGCGCGGCGGACCCCGAGTTCCTGAACGCGGCCGCAGCGCTCGAGACTGACCTTGGCGCCCACGAACTGCTGGCAGCCCTGCTCGGGATCGAGGCCGCCCTCGGCCGCGACCGGACCGCGGGCGCCGCCGGGCCCAGGACGATCGATCTCGACCTGCTGCTGTTCGGCGACTGCATCATCGACGCGCCCGGTCTGGTCGTGCCGCATCCACGGATGCACCGGCGCCACTTCGTCCTCGAACCCCTGGTCGAGATCGCCCCGAACGCGTGGCACCCGGGCCTGCGAAAGACTGCGGCCGAACTCCTGGCGGAGTTGGTCCCGGCTAGTAGCTCTTCGGCAGGCCGAGAACCTTCTCGGCAATGTGGCAGAGGATGA
- the folP gene encoding dihydropteroate synthase translates to MELVCGAHTLAFSDRPLVMGVLNVTPDSFSDGGLFDGPDKALEHARRMAAEGADLIDVGAESTRPEANPVTAKDEFARLLPVIEGIAALDLGVPLSVDTAKPEVADRALAQGAHLINDISGAGEAMLEVAARHEAPVIAMHMQGEPRTMQREPLYDDVVAEIRDYLAERVAAGRERGVDVLVDPGIGFGKTLEHNLDLLANLRELRELDTPIVLGVSRKSFLDRLLGGVPVDQRLAGTLAVNGWATALDVVDVLRVHDVREHRQLAESIGALRRHRRAPAPRRRVLARGIPCQCRIGVTARERSALQDLVVDVEVNMAPAFLGAPDDLDGTTDYAEIAELAQAVATGGEFRLVETLAEQIAIAVAGTNSRPAHGPAYGKRIESLRVRVSKPGAARELGVAEVGAEIDWRP, encoded by the coding sequence ATGGAACTGGTCTGCGGCGCACACACGCTCGCGTTCAGCGATCGCCCCCTCGTGATGGGCGTCCTGAACGTGACGCCCGACAGTTTCTCGGACGGCGGTCTCTTCGACGGTCCGGACAAGGCGCTCGAACACGCTCGACGAATGGCGGCGGAAGGCGCCGACCTGATCGACGTCGGTGCCGAGAGCACGCGGCCGGAAGCAAATCCCGTAACGGCCAAGGACGAGTTCGCGCGCCTGCTGCCGGTGATCGAGGGAATCGCCGCGCTCGATCTCGGTGTGCCCCTGAGCGTGGACACGGCGAAGCCCGAAGTCGCCGACCGGGCGCTTGCACAGGGCGCACACCTGATCAATGACATCTCTGGCGCCGGCGAGGCGATGCTCGAGGTCGCGGCGCGGCACGAAGCGCCGGTGATCGCGATGCATATGCAGGGCGAACCCCGCACGATGCAGAGAGAACCCCTGTACGACGATGTCGTGGCGGAGATCCGCGACTACCTCGCAGAACGCGTGGCGGCCGGGCGCGAACGCGGGGTCGACGTGCTGGTAGATCCTGGGATCGGCTTCGGCAAGACGCTAGAACACAACCTCGACCTGCTCGCGAACCTGCGCGAGCTGCGCGAACTGGACACGCCGATCGTCCTCGGCGTATCCCGAAAGTCCTTTCTCGACCGGCTGCTCGGCGGCGTGCCGGTCGACCAGCGGCTGGCCGGAACCCTGGCGGTCAACGGCTGGGCGACGGCTCTCGACGTCGTCGACGTGCTGCGAGTCCACGACGTGCGGGAGCACCGGCAACTGGCGGAGAGCATCGGCGCCCTGCGCCGCCATCGCCGGGCGCCAGCGCCTCGGCGGCGCGTTCTTGCGCGGGGGATCCCCTGCCAATGCCGCATCGGTGTCACCGCGAGGGAACGCTCGGCGCTCCAGGATCTCGTCGTGGACGTGGAGGTGAACATGGCGCCCGCGTTCCTGGGCGCGCCGGACGATCTCGACGGAACCACGGACTACGCCGAGATCGCGGAACTCGCCCAGGCTGTGGCAACAGGCGGCGAATTCCGACTCGTGGAGACGCTTGCGGAGCAGATCGCGATCGCAGTGGCCGGCACCAACTCAAGACCAGCGCACGGCCCGGCCTACGGCAAGCGGATCGAGTCTCTGCGGGTCCGCGTTTCGAAGCCTGGAGCAGCCCGCGAGCTCGGCGTCGCCGAAGTCGGCGCCGAGATCGACTGGCGTCCATGA
- a CDS encoding DUF3179 domain-containing protein — MPTNLLARLPTLLAFLALSGSADLPAQFGEQLTEEDDPTLRLGDLPTAERAAEPAFYDRVRRLMSGKPKARKRAARALARADESVLIPLVDAYFFSPDEARPELRQALEDLSGKQFGSRYRDWFEYVGGREDLDAPPGYTAWKGELFSRIDPAYRRILSPETTVRLRLREVQWGGVPLDGIPTIDDPESVPADTARFMRDTDTVFGVSLGGEHRAYPVKVLSWHELLNDTVGGRPIALSFCTLCGSGILYLAEDTSGSRILFGTSGLLYRSNKLMFDHATRSLWSNLTGEAVVGQRAAEGARLEMLPMTLTRWDAWRQRHPDTTIMRPDPAAAQRSGYRYIEGAADEARAGVEFPVWRRSDALERNERIYALRLHGEAKAYPLDKLREEILIHDTLGGVPIVIVLDSASGAVRAYERGDRRFRIPGIAPVRQLRAEDGTVWRLAEEGLAPAAGGDLLPRVPGHIAFWFGWYAFYPDTAVY; from the coding sequence ATGCCCACGAACCTCCTGGCCCGACTGCCGACGCTGCTTGCGTTTCTGGCCCTGTCCGGCTCCGCGGATCTTCCCGCCCAGTTCGGAGAACAACTCACCGAAGAGGACGATCCGACCCTCCGCCTCGGCGACCTGCCCACGGCGGAGCGCGCAGCCGAGCCGGCGTTCTACGACCGTGTCCGACGCCTCATGTCCGGCAAGCCGAAGGCGCGCAAGCGGGCGGCAAGGGCGTTGGCCAGGGCCGACGAGTCCGTCCTCATCCCCCTGGTCGACGCCTACTTCTTCTCGCCGGACGAAGCACGTCCGGAACTGAGGCAGGCCCTGGAGGATCTCTCCGGCAAGCAGTTCGGCAGCCGCTACCGCGACTGGTTCGAGTACGTGGGAGGCCGCGAAGACCTCGACGCGCCCCCGGGGTACACCGCCTGGAAGGGAGAGCTGTTCTCGCGCATCGACCCGGCTTACCGGCGCATCCTGAGCCCGGAGACGACCGTCCGTCTGAGACTGCGCGAAGTCCAGTGGGGAGGCGTTCCCCTGGACGGGATTCCCACGATCGACGATCCCGAGTCCGTTCCCGCCGACACGGCCCGCTTCATGCGCGACACGGACACCGTCTTCGGCGTCAGTCTGGGCGGCGAGCACCGCGCCTACCCGGTCAAGGTCCTGAGCTGGCACGAACTGCTGAACGACACGGTCGGCGGCCGGCCGATCGCTCTCTCGTTCTGCACGCTCTGCGGCTCCGGGATTCTCTACCTCGCGGAGGACACGAGCGGCAGCCGCATCCTGTTCGGCACCTCGGGCCTGCTCTACCGCTCGAACAAGCTGATGTTCGACCACGCCACTCGCAGCCTGTGGAGCAACCTGACCGGCGAAGCGGTCGTCGGGCAGCGTGCCGCCGAGGGCGCGCGGCTCGAAATGCTGCCGATGACCCTCACCCGGTGGGATGCCTGGCGGCAACGCCACCCCGACACGACGATCATGCGCCCCGATCCGGCGGCGGCCCAGCGAAGCGGCTACCGGTACATCGAGGGCGCCGCCGACGAGGCCCGCGCCGGCGTCGAGTTTCCGGTGTGGAGGCGGAGCGACGCACTGGAGCGGAACGAGCGGATCTACGCCCTGCGGCTCCACGGCGAAGCGAAGGCCTACCCGCTCGACAAGTTGCGGGAGGAGATCCTGATCCACGACACGCTGGGCGGCGTACCGATCGTGATCGTCCTCGACTCCGCGAGCGGCGCCGTACGCGCGTACGAGCGCGGCGACCGCAGGTTCCGGATCCCGGGGATTGCGCCGGTCCGCCAACTCCGCGCGGAAGACGGCACGGTCTGGCGGCTGGCCGAGGAAGGGCTGGCGCCCGCCGCGGGCGGCGACCTGCTGCCGCGGGTCCCCGGCCACATCGCCTTCTGGTTCGGCTGGTACGCGTTCTACCCGGACACGGCCGTCTACTGA
- a CDS encoding acyl-CoA/acyl-ACP dehydrogenase, whose translation MDFTLSGPQRALCEGIARTCAGFDDEYWLEVDNEVRFPNEFHRAMAECGALGIAMPEEYGGSGLGVTEAALVMHEVARAGGGMSAASAIHINIFGPHPIVVFGTEEQRRRFLPELIEGRAKTCFAVTEPDAGLETTAITTRAERQPDGGYIVHGRKIWTTTAQEADRVMLLARTTPRAETGKATKGLSLFYTTLDRTRVEVRRIPKMGRAAVDSNELFIDGLEVPAEDRIGEEGRGFEYILHSLNPERILIGIEAVGVGRNALERAADYARERRVFGRPIGQNQSIQHPLAECWMELEAAFLMAMQAASLYDRDEPCGHYANAAKYLGAEAGFKACTQAVMTHGGMGYAKEFHVERLMREVMIPRLAPVSPQLILCHIAEKVLGLPKSY comes from the coding sequence ATGGACTTCACGCTTTCCGGACCGCAGCGCGCGCTTTGTGAGGGGATCGCCCGCACCTGTGCGGGTTTCGACGACGAGTACTGGCTCGAGGTCGACAACGAGGTGCGGTTCCCGAACGAGTTCCACCGCGCCATGGCGGAGTGCGGTGCGCTTGGTATCGCGATGCCGGAGGAGTACGGCGGTTCGGGCCTGGGCGTCACCGAAGCCGCCCTGGTCATGCACGAAGTGGCTCGCGCGGGCGGCGGCATGAGCGCGGCTTCGGCAATCCACATCAACATCTTCGGGCCGCACCCGATCGTCGTCTTCGGGACGGAGGAGCAGCGCCGCCGCTTCCTCCCCGAGTTGATCGAAGGTCGGGCGAAGACGTGCTTCGCGGTCACCGAGCCCGATGCTGGGCTCGAAACGACGGCAATCACGACCCGCGCCGAGCGGCAGCCGGATGGCGGCTACATCGTCCATGGCCGCAAGATCTGGACCACGACCGCTCAGGAGGCTGACCGGGTCATGCTTCTGGCGCGGACGACTCCCAGGGCCGAGACCGGGAAGGCGACCAAGGGCCTTTCGTTGTTCTACACGACGCTCGATCGGACCAGGGTCGAGGTCCGGCGCATTCCGAAGATGGGCCGCGCGGCGGTCGACTCGAACGAACTGTTCATCGACGGGCTCGAGGTGCCGGCTGAGGATCGGATCGGCGAAGAGGGACGGGGCTTCGAGTACATTCTGCACAGCCTCAACCCGGAGCGGATTCTGATCGGCATCGAAGCGGTCGGCGTGGGCCGCAACGCGCTGGAGCGGGCGGCGGACTACGCCCGCGAGCGCAGGGTCTTCGGACGGCCGATCGGTCAGAACCAGTCGATCCAGCATCCGCTGGCGGAGTGCTGGATGGAGCTGGAGGCCGCGTTCCTGATGGCGATGCAGGCGGCGTCGCTCTACGACCGCGACGAACCCTGCGGCCATTACGCGAACGCGGCGAAGTATCTCGGCGCCGAGGCCGGCTTCAAAGCCTGCACCCAGGCGGTCATGACGCACGGCGGCATGGGCTACGCGAAGGAGTTCCACGTCGAGCGGCTGATGCGGGAAGTGATGATCCCGCGCCTCGCTCCGGTGAGCCCGCAGCTCATCCTCTGCCACATTGCCGAGAAGGTTCTCGGCCTGCCGAAGAGCTACTAG
- a CDS encoding pitrilysin family protein: MLRLLTLAVVVACPLTPAQIHAQAIPDRPEGLRFAPSRFDPPPVAGLRFELRNGLPVYVVPDRTLPLVDVVLALPVGDRNEGPGEDGLASMTAAMARRGGAGELGPEELDDEVDALGVRLQESSSWTRTVLALDTGSEALDRGLELLASILFEPRFDEQRLAQAKDSLRVSLLAEGDDPRTVLDREWSRLVHGPASPRSRRLTEASLAAFQREALIRFHRRHWRPEGAVIAVSGDVDGEALVARLDELFGGWEASDGTASETIEASAEPASPRAAKRRTRPEIAAAYPGWWLVDRPGTQAALALGHRGAVFSSWDSRDRWALMLLAEILDGPGAVSRLRSRLQLEEGLTYRVLTWFDLDVVPAGSVRGQPPVPGAGDFRIFLETAPESVAVAAAAVLEELRRLRRGDVADAEIATARRSLAARLPLLFDRAEVIAGRYAEDELLGRPHEYWSLYRQRLATVTVTDLRRVAQRYIDMDGIALLVVGDSAAVQAARGAGELRGLLGPPAGVQ; this comes from the coding sequence GTGCTCCGGCTGCTCACCCTCGCCGTCGTTGTGGCGTGCCCGCTGACCCCTGCACAGATCCACGCGCAGGCGATTCCGGACCGGCCCGAAGGTCTCCGGTTCGCGCCGTCGCGCTTCGATCCGCCTCCGGTCGCCGGACTCCGCTTCGAACTCAGGAACGGCCTGCCCGTCTATGTCGTGCCCGATCGCACCCTGCCTCTGGTCGACGTCGTGCTGGCCTTACCGGTCGGCGACCGGAACGAGGGGCCGGGAGAGGATGGGCTGGCCTCGATGACGGCGGCGATGGCCCGGCGCGGAGGCGCCGGCGAACTCGGTCCGGAGGAACTCGACGACGAGGTCGACGCGCTGGGCGTCCGGCTCCAGGAGAGCAGCTCCTGGACCCGCACCGTGCTGGCGCTCGACACGGGTTCCGAGGCGCTCGACCGGGGCCTGGAACTCCTCGCGTCGATCCTGTTCGAGCCGCGGTTCGACGAGCAGCGGCTGGCGCAGGCGAAGGACAGCCTCCGCGTCAGCCTGCTCGCGGAAGGAGACGACCCACGCACCGTCCTGGATCGGGAGTGGTCGCGCCTGGTTCACGGGCCGGCCTCGCCGCGGAGCCGGCGCTTGACGGAGGCCTCCCTGGCGGCGTTCCAGCGGGAGGCGCTGATCCGCTTCCACCGCCGGCACTGGCGTCCCGAGGGCGCGGTGATCGCCGTGTCCGGCGACGTGGACGGCGAGGCTCTGGTCGCCCGGCTCGATGAACTCTTCGGCGGCTGGGAGGCGTCTGACGGGACGGCGAGCGAGACGATTGAAGCGTCCGCGGAGCCCGCATCTCCGCGCGCGGCGAAGAGACGTACCCGGCCGGAGATCGCTGCCGCGTATCCGGGTTGGTGGCTCGTGGACCGGCCGGGCACGCAGGCCGCGCTCGCGCTTGGCCACCGAGGCGCCGTCTTCAGCTCCTGGGACAGCCGCGACCGCTGGGCTCTGATGTTGCTGGCGGAGATTCTGGACGGTCCGGGCGCGGTGTCTCGCCTGCGCTCGCGACTGCAGCTCGAGGAGGGCCTCACCTATCGCGTGTTGACCTGGTTCGACCTGGACGTGGTCCCGGCCGGGAGTGTTCGAGGACAACCGCCGGTCCCCGGGGCGGGCGACTTCCGGATCTTCCTGGAGACGGCGCCCGAGTCCGTCGCGGTTGCTGCCGCGGCGGTGCTCGAAGAACTCAGACGGCTGCGACGGGGCGATGTAGCCGATGCGGAAATCGCGACCGCCAGACGGTCTCTCGCGGCTCGGCTGCCGCTGCTTTTCGACCGCGCCGAGGTGATCGCCGGCCGCTACGCGGAGGACGAACTGCTGGGCCGCCCTCACGAGTACTGGTCCCTCTATCGGCAGCGCCTCGCCACGGTGACCGTCACGGACCTCCGGCGCGTGGCGCAGCGCTACATCGACATGGACGGGATCGCGCTGCTCGTGGTCGGCGACTCGGCGGCGGTCCAGGCGGCCCGGGGGGCGGGCGAACTGCGTGGTTTGTTGGGCCCGCCGGCGGGCGTTCAGTAG
- a CDS encoding CRTAC1 family protein, protein MGWRGGVRRLAVVLVAVQSFAFQPCLAVGPEDCGFSFSEVAAETGLRFQHDAGAAGGLHLPETMGAGVAWIDFDGDGWLDLYLVQSGPFPPDVGAAASDRLFRNLGPDEAGEFHFVPAGAGDLASGYGQGVVAADVDGDRGVDLLVSHYGPTVLLRNDGAGRFAAAEALSPAGEDERPWGSSMALADADGDGDLDLYVSRYLDYDPEHGLDCRRDGPDSPPEVCDPSLFSGQLDRYYENRGDGSFEDATEEAGFGGADGKGLGVLFTDLDADGWPDVYVANDLTLNLLFRNLGDGGFEDLSLLSGTAVNRSGRPEAGMGLAVADFDVDGDPDLAVTNFDVETNTLYRNAGQASGMLFEDVSATTGFGQPSFNLLGFGIVAEDFDADGALDVYVANGHIFASPRRDNTEHRQRNLLLRGLAGDGRGRLGEARCAWAEEEPLVSRGTAAADFDNDGDADLAVTANDGPARLWRNDAARPAGATWLGLELRGRSPNTQAVGAVATLSAGSGPPPARRWIVRGDSYQSSSGHRLRWTVSADANPLRLDLRWPSGARTRIVDPPPDAYLLVEEPP, encoded by the coding sequence ATGGGTTGGCGAGGCGGTGTCCGGCGGTTGGCCGTCGTCCTTGTCGCCGTCCAGTCATTCGCGTTCCAGCCCTGCCTGGCCGTTGGCCCGGAGGACTGCGGGTTCAGCTTCTCCGAGGTGGCCGCCGAAACGGGGCTTCGTTTCCAGCACGACGCGGGCGCTGCCGGTGGCCTGCACCTGCCCGAGACGATGGGCGCCGGCGTCGCCTGGATCGACTTCGATGGCGACGGCTGGCTCGATCTCTACCTCGTGCAGTCGGGGCCGTTTCCGCCGGACGTCGGCGCGGCGGCGTCTGACCGGCTGTTTCGGAACCTGGGCCCGGACGAAGCGGGGGAGTTCCACTTCGTCCCGGCCGGTGCCGGAGACCTCGCCAGCGGCTACGGCCAGGGCGTCGTGGCGGCCGATGTCGACGGCGACCGGGGCGTCGACCTGCTCGTGTCGCACTACGGGCCGACCGTGCTCCTGCGTAACGACGGCGCCGGCCGCTTCGCAGCGGCGGAGGCGCTCTCGCCGGCGGGCGAGGACGAGCGCCCCTGGGGATCGTCGATGGCGCTCGCCGACGCGGACGGCGACGGGGATCTCGATCTCTACGTCAGCCGCTACCTGGACTACGACCCGGAGCACGGACTGGACTGTCGCCGGGATGGGCCGGATTCCCCGCCGGAGGTGTGCGACCCTTCCCTGTTCTCGGGCCAGCTCGACCGCTACTACGAGAACCGTGGTGACGGCTCATTCGAGGATGCGACCGAAGAGGCAGGTTTCGGTGGGGCCGACGGCAAGGGCCTGGGCGTTCTGTTCACGGATCTGGATGCGGACGGGTGGCCCGACGTCTACGTCGCGAACGACCTGACGCTGAACCTTCTGTTCAGGAACCTGGGCGATGGTGGCTTCGAGGACCTGTCCCTGCTCTCGGGCACCGCGGTCAACCGCAGCGGACGGCCCGAGGCGGGCATGGGCCTGGCCGTGGCCGACTTCGACGTCGACGGCGACCCCGATCTGGCGGTGACCAATTTCGACGTGGAGACGAACACGCTGTATCGCAACGCCGGCCAGGCGTCCGGAATGCTGTTCGAAGACGTTTCGGCGACGACGGGTTTCGGTCAACCGTCGTTCAACCTGCTCGGGTTCGGGATCGTCGCCGAGGACTTCGACGCCGACGGCGCGCTCGACGTCTACGTGGCGAACGGCCACATCTTCGCCTCGCCGCGGCGGGACAACACGGAGCACCGGCAGCGGAACCTCCTGTTACGCGGTCTTGCCGGCGACGGCCGCGGGCGGTTGGGCGAGGCGCGGTGCGCCTGGGCCGAGGAGGAGCCCCTGGTCAGCCGCGGCACGGCAGCCGCGGACTTCGACAACGACGGTGACGCCGACCTGGCGGTGACCGCGAACGACGGTCCGGCGCGGTTGTGGCGGAACGACGCGGCCAGGCCGGCGGGCGCCACGTGGCTGGGCCTCGAACTGCGCGGCCGGTCGCCGAACACGCAGGCGGTGGGCGCCGTGGCGACCCTGTCGGCCGGAAGTGGACCGCCGCCAGCACGGCGGTGGATCGTCCGCGGCGACAGCTACCAGTCCTCGAGCGGACACCGTCTGCGCTGGACGGTTTCGGCGGACGCCAACCCGTTGCGACTCGACCTCCGCTGGCCGTCCGGTGCTCGCACGCGGATCGTCGATCCGCCGCCGGATGCCTACCTCCTCGTCGAGGAACCACCGTGA